The following DNA comes from Anopheles arabiensis isolate DONGOLA chromosome 3, AaraD3, whole genome shotgun sequence.
TGCCCCTTGTGCACCCAGCACTCGTCCACTGGTTCGTCgcttatttatttcgattgtcaaacaaacaaactgccaGCACAAGAAAGTATCCGGTTTGACTTTTCTTCGCAGCTGGTTGTTGAGTTGTTGGGTGGTAAAAAAAACCAGTAATGCGAAAAGCGAATGATTGCAATTTGCCCCGGTGTAGCTTTGTGTCATGTTGAACTTTTCACGACGATCGAGCatgtacgtgtatgtgtgtgtgtgggaatgaAACAATCGAACCTCCGGAGCGGATATTAGGACGCGATATCGGGGTTAGGTCCAGTAGCTGCTGCAGGTTTATTGCGTTGACACAGCTTGATTGTGGCCATCGAACAAGCGCGTccgtccgttcgttcgttgcaCTTCGTCGTGGTGCATGAAGGGTTTTAACAAACTGACCTACCCgcacggtacggtacggcaCACGGAGATGACATTTCCGGGCTTACAAGATGACAACCACACAAAGacttacacaaacaaacacacacacacacgaagcaaACTGTTCCAATGtgtaagcttttttttattttggagaATATCAAGTGATGctgaaaataattgaattgatATTGCTCGTTACTTTAGCACGAGTGGAGAAGCTGAGTGGTGTCCCTTTCCCTATTACCAGCTGCTTCTTTCATCTACGAACATTCACAAAAaatccttcctttcccttccaAACCCTTTAAAGGACACAAACAAATGATGGCATGAGCCAAAAAATTTACTGTCCTTCACGCAAAAGAAAACTTCTACTCAAAACCACACAATCTGCACAATTCTTCTGAAGCTTAGAACCATTTTACCATGTCAAGGGGGGTTTCTCGATAGCAAGCTTGCAGTCCGTAATAGCCATAAACAGTAACGCAAGCACCAAAAAGCCTTAACTTTATTTTTCCTCCACGTGCCCAATGGAGCGGTTCGGTGCGGATTTTTCGATAAATGCGATTATCGGAGCATAATTTTTCCCCTCTCGACTGCTTCCACAGCCACTGCCTTCCGCTTCGGCggttcgcacacacacaggtatACATCAGCCGACCGATGGTCGGTATTGATCCATATTTATGAAGCCTATacaatttaattattcttcCCCAAAAATGTTGCTGCCCGAGCGACTCGATCTCCTAATCCGGACTTTTGAGAtttttcaccaccatcaccaccacccaacATCTCGTGCCGTTCTAAGTCAGGCCTCTGGCTTCATAATTTGGCATTATCTTCCATCACCCACCAGAAAATAACCTCAGCATTATTAAATCTAAGCCTCCCCGTTTGGTCGGATGTTCGGGTCCTTTGCTGatagagcaaaagagagaaagagagagagtgagtgattGTCGAGTGAAGAACAAAGAAGCCAACGCCACAACTCCCAAGCACTTTGTTCCGTAAGCCACGCAAAGTCCTCGCCCTCGGAGGCTCGAGTTGTGGCGTGTGCCTCCGCAACCCATGCCCATCCATAGGCTcaatttaaattcataaaaaatgcaaaacgaaTTCTTCAGGCCCGATAGTCTCTAAAACCAACCTTTGCAaacgaagaagcaaaaaattaTACGGCCTTATCACTCCATCCGATGGCTTGGCTAGCCCGCCTCACtcgtcccacacacacaccaacacacatgtTTGTTCGATGCCTAGTAAACGAAGGGAGCCTGCCCAGACACGACTTATGATAAGCGCGAGCCGAAACCGAAAGACAGACGGCACACAGGAAAAGAGTGGGAGACGGTAAGCTTTGATGGTGGGATGGGTATGGGGTAGGTGGGTGCAATACTCGACAAAAAATATCGACAAACAAAAGTTCCACCCACCGCGCGTGGAAAATGTATGACTCGAGTGGATGGTTCGCGAGCACAGTAAACACAGTCTTGTGCCGTGGCATCCGCCCGGTAGGGACGCCCGAATGGAGATTAGAAGCTTGAAAATTGTTCGCCTCTTCTTTCCCACTGTCCCGTCACAGTGGCAACATACGCAAGGGACGAGGGAAAAGAATTACGGCTGCTGAATATTAATTTTTCCGAATATGTCACCAGTTTAAAGGAAGGTCGTCGAATCGTTAGCGGGAGCGACAGTGGCcaaaaaatgcgaaaaaagTATGATTTTACTGTATTGCAAtaagaaacaaacgaaaactcCGTTTTTTGCAATACTGgaagctcggaatcggaactACCTGACTTCGATTCTgtctccagaattggaatcggaatcTGCTCCAGATTCTGAAGTGTATTCCATTCCGAAATCGAAAACGGAATCGGCACCAGATTCGCCAACGGTATCGGCTCCAAAATTTGAAATGGATTCGGAATTGGCACCGGACACGGCCTATTCCAAAATTAAACCGGCTCCTATatcagaatcagctccgggATTTCCATATTCCTTcaataagttcatttcactcaAGATTTCACTGTCATGCTACTGctacctagcatagaagaaacacgaacgttggctgaaaaataacaaggcacccggaaccgacggaattgcagctgaactggtcaaggATGGAGGtccacgactagaaaacgagattcatcaaattgttactgaggtgtgggatagcgaatcgatgccttgtgattggaatctcggcatcatctaccccatatacaagaagggagataggttggactgcaacaactacaggagtattacggtgttgaatactgtctataaaatattctccctgatgccttgtcccgcacgtcgcagagatagtcggaaactatcaaagaggattctgaaacggaaaatcaaccactgatcagatttggaatcccggccaaactcaTAAGGCTAGTtcgaatgactatgaccaacgtcacttgaaagatgagggtggatggaaaactctcaggaccttttgctaccaccaagagtctgcgccagggggacgaacttgcctgtctcctattcaacctggcgctagagagggccaaccgcgactcgagggtcgagactacgggaaccatcttatATAAGTCAAACCAGATCCTGGCACACGCTGATGATacagacatcattggtctgcggctctcctatgtagcagaagcttaccaagggatcgagcaggcggcagagaacctcggattgcagataaacgaggcaaagaccaaactgatggtggcaacatcagcgggcctaccaataaataatcagaatctacgcaggcgtgacgtacagataggtgaacgcacttttgaagtcgtcccagaattcacctatcttgggtcaaaggtcagcaacgacaatagcatggaagctgagttgcgcgcaaggatacTGGCTACCAACCGGtcttctacagcctgaaaaaccACACAATGAAAAATGCACAATGCACACGTACTGCCCCTGGAATCTATCATGTACCCATACTGGTCCAACCTATGATGAACCCATACAGGCCTTGCatcctatcatgaacccatactaGCCCTGGAACCAATGCTtaacccatactggtcctggaacctatcatgaacccataacggccctggaatcgatcatgaacccatacagaccctggaaccgatcatgaacccatttCGGTTCCGGAACCTATCATAAACCCataacggtcctggaactaatcatgaacccataaaGATCCTAAAACTTATAATGAATCCATACTGGTCCAGGAACCAATCATGATCCCATACAGGTCCTGGAACCGGTCATCGGGTCCTGGAATCACTGGTcttggaacctatcatgaacccagaTCAGTCTTGAAACTGAAAGTAAACCCATAAATAACCTGAACCTGATACTGAACACCTACcagtcctggaaccgatcataaTCCTATGCTGATCCTGAAATAGCTCccaatttcatttattttaaagaaCAGTTACAGGAATTGTTCCGGATTCGGATTCGGAACGATACTTGAACCTAGTTCAGGTCTAAAACGGGTACAATTCCAGTTCCAGTTGACAAACTATACCCGACAGTAAATGTGCAGCGTAGGAATTAGTATAAGACATAGCGTAGGAAATAGCGCAGAAAATTTAGTACAATTTGTACAGTGATATTCCAATCACCGTAACAATTTAAACGGAAATGATGtatagaaaataaacaataaatgaaTATTATGGTTTCATCCATTtcaattacataaaaaaacgcTGTTCCCTTAAGTAGGCAACAATTGGCAAATTTCCTTATCACCACAACGGTGGGAACATTCGGCAATGGAGGATTCGGAGGAATGCGATTATGTGTCTCATGCAGATGGTGATTTTTTATCAACACCTCGATAGTGTGAGCGTTTGGTCATGTAATGGGATGTGTGCAACGCGATTGCATCAAAGTATGGAGCAGTGGTAACGAGAGGCACAAAAGTCGTTTACTCTTGCCAAGCGGATTGTTCATGAGGTATGATTTGTGAGTGGGAAATCCCCAATAATAACAGCACAGCTTCACCGATAGCAATGCAAACGACCTGTAGAGACTGTAGATGGTTTATCAGATATAGACAAGGAAGGCaaatgtttttctctctcacacaagGGTCAAGGAGAGTATATAAAGCCGCGATCGTCCGGAGCAAGACAGAGGATTCTGGCTCGTCTAACGGTGTTATTCGTCGCGTAATAAAAAGTGTAAATAAAAGATTTCATCGTATAACACTTTAGGTTCATAATTCACTTCAATCGTCGACAACATCCAAAGAAGACTGATTCCAAGACATTCAAATCAACCATGTGGCAGTTCATAAGGTCACGACTATTCAGCGTGATAATCTGCATCGGTGCTGCTCATGGGTAGGAACAAAAGTGCTAAAAAAGCTGTGCAAATTCATCAATTGGACATTGCAAATTGAAACATTCTTTTCTAGGGTGTTAGTCGTAGGTCCGAAATATATCCGGACCAACCAGGAATACACACTAGTGATCAGCAACTTTAACTCAAACCAAACTAAAGTGGACTTGATAGTGAAGCTAGAAGGCGAAACTGATAATGGTTTAAGTGTGTTAAACTTTACCAAGACGGTCGACGTGCGACGCAATACGAACCGAATCATAAACATCAATGTAGGAAGTGAGAATACTGTTTGGATATAAGGCTGACGAATGAAACTTACGATCCTTTGCAGATGCCCGAGGATCTGGCTAAAGGGAACTACAAAATTACCATCGATGGACAGCAAGGCTTCAGTTTTCACCAGGAGGCAGAGCTGGTGTATCTCAGCAAATCGATATCGGGGCTAATACAGGTCGATAAGCCCGTATTCAATCCTGGCAATACGGTGAACTTCCGTGTGATCGTGCTGGACACGGAGCTGAAGCCACCGGCGAGGGTCAAGTCGGTTCATGTGACTATAGAAGATCCTCAGCGCAATGTGATTCGAAAATGGTCCACGGCAAAACTGTATGCCGGTGTGTTTGAGGGCGATCTGCAGATAGCACCTACTCCAATGCTCGGAATCTGGAATATCTTGGTGCAGGTGGAGGGAGAAGAGCTTGTGTCAAAGACGTTTGAGGTGAAGGAGTATGTGTTGTCAACGTTCGACGTGCAGGTCATGCCATCGGTGATTCCACTGGAAGAGCATCAAGCTGTGAATCTTACAATCGAAGCGTACTATCACTTTTGTAAGCCAGTGCAAGGAGTGGCCAAGGTGGAGCTATACCTAGACGACGATAAGCTAAATCAGAAAAAAGAACTGACTGTGTACGGAATGGAACAGGTAGAGTTGCGCTTTGACAATTTTGCATTGGATGCAGATCAGCAGGATGTACAAGTCAAGGTGACGTTCATCGAGCAGTACACAAGTAAGTGTCGAGCTCATTACCACTTAGAAAACTGTTAGTGATGTCTAATATTCTTTCCACAGATCGTACAGTGGTGAAGCTGTCACAAATAACGGTATACAAGCATGCGTACCGAGTAGAGTTGATCAAAGAGAGCCCTCATTTTCACCCGGGAATTCCGTTCAAGTGTGTGCTTCAGTTTACACACCATGATGGAACGCCAGCCACAGGCATTACCGGTAAAGTGGAGGTATCCGGTATAGGATTCGAAACGACAGCAACGAGTGATAATGATGGATTGATTAAGCTCGAGTTGCAACCAAATGAGGATATCGAATCAATGGATGTTAGCGTTAGTGTTACAAATTTTGTtgatttaatgaaatataattataaATCTTTACTCATTTTGCAGTttgtaaataataatgatgaatTTGTCTTCGAACACAATCTAGACAGAGATGAATTCGCTACAAATGCTTACATTAAAATAGAGCTGAAATCACCGTGAGTAAAGACCAGCTAAAACGTGAAACAGGCAGTGTAATGTACAGTATAACCTGACTTGTTCTAGCATCAAACTGAACAAATTGATGCGCTTCACGGTGACGTGCACGGAGCGTATGAAATTCTTCGTGTACTATGTTGCGTCACAGGGCAACATCATCGATGCAGGCTTTATGAGACCAAACAGGCAAAAGAAGTACTCGCTGCAACTAAACGCTACTGAAAAGATGATTCCGAAGGCGAAAATCCTTGTCGCTACCCTAGTGAATCGTACGATGGTGAACGATATTGTGGATATTGATTTCCAAGGGTTTCGTAATAACGTAAGTGGCCATTGTGTAAAGTATGTTGTTTGAAGAATTGCTTATTCGTGTAGTATGAAAACAGTTTGATTTAAGCATTGACGAGCAAGAGATCAAGCCGGGACGACAAATCGAGCTGAACGTGTCTGGGCGCCCAGGAGCGTACGTTGGGTTGGCTGCGTATGACAAAGCCTTGCTGTTGTTCAACAAGAACCACGACCTGTTCTGGGAGGACATTGGGCAGGTGTTTGATGGGTTCCATTCATATGATACAAATGAATTCGACCTGTTTCACGTAAATATCAGATTTTAGCATGAAGTATACAGTgagattttaaatttaaaaaaattacttcGATTGATTCGTATTTTAGAACATGGGCTTGTTTGCCAGAATGGATAATATTATGTTTGATGAATCCAATGATAAATCGGCACGCAGTGGACAGAAGGCGGACGGAACGGTGTTCAGGAAACAGTTTCTAGAATCATGGCTGTGGAAAACTGGGATCATTGGAAGTTCCGGTAGTCTCAAGATGATTGAGGTTGTACCGGATACAACGACCTCCTGGTATCTGACGGGCTTCTCGATCGATCCCGTGTACGGGTTGGGCATCATTAAGAAACCGATCGAGCTCACAACAGTGCAGCCGTTGATCGTTATGGAAAGCTTACCATATTCAATCAAGCGAGGTGAGGCGATCGAGATACAATTTATTGTTATCAGCAACCTTCAAGAAGAGTACACCGTTGACGTGACGCTGTATAATGAGAACAACGAGATGGAGTTCATCGGACGTTCGATTTGAAGTAAGTATCAAAGGGAATAAAGACAATATAATACTAAACTTCACTTTTTGGTTCTAGACGTAAGCTACACCAAATCGGTGAGTGTACCTCCAAAGGTGGGAAAACCTGTATCATTTCTAGTAAAAGCAAAGAAGCTTGGTGAGATGATGGTTCGTGTGAAAGCCTCTATAGCCATTGGACTTGCAACGGATGCACTGGAGAAGGTGATACGAGTTATGCCAGAAAGCTTGGTACAGTCAGGAATTGAATCGTTCGGCTTTTTCTGGGACACACACCAGAATCGAGAGTTTTTGGTTAAACCAAACATCGATAAAAAGGCCGATAACGGATCGATAGAGATCGAGCTCAGAATCAATCGTGAGTATTCAACAAAATATTGTTGCAGCCAGCACATTAAAATCACATGATATTGTCCCCGCAGCCAACTTACTGATTAAGGtcaaagaaaatttaaatgatcTTCGTACTGTAACGCCTACATGTAAGAATGTGATAAGATTAGCACTTAATTTTGCTGTCACTGATTATCTGATTGCATGTGGACCCAAAGAACAGAATCTTCCCGAAAATGCAGTTAATGTGTTGAGTAAAGAGTATATGCTGC
Coding sequences within:
- the LOC120900927 gene encoding LOW QUALITY PROTEIN: CD109 antigen-like (The sequence of the model RefSeq protein was modified relative to this genomic sequence to represent the inferred CDS: substituted 1 base at 1 genomic stop codon), which translates into the protein MWQFIRSRLFSVIICIGAAHGVLVVGPKYIRTNQEYTLVISNFNSNQTKVDLIVKLEGETDNGLSVLNFTKTVDVRRNTNRIININMPEDLAKGNYKITIDGQQGFSFHQEAELVYLSKSISGLIQVDKPVFNPGNTVNFRVIVLDTELKPPARVKSVHVTIEDPQRNVIRKWSTAKLYAGVFEGDLQIAPTPMLGIWNILVQVEGEELVSKTFEVKEYVLSTFDVQVMPSVIPLEEHQAVNLTIEAYYHFCKPVQGVAKVELYLDDDKLNQKKELTVYGMEQVELRFDNFALDADQQDVQVKVTFIEQYTNRTVVKLSQITVYKHAYRVELIKESPHFHPGIPFKCVLQFTHHDGTPATGITGKVEVSGIGFETTATSDNDGLIKLELQPNEDIESMDVSFVNNNDEFVFEHNLDRDEFATNAYIKIELKSPIKLNKLMRFTVTCTERMKFFVYYVASQGNIIDAGFMRPNRQKKYSLQLNATEKMIPKAKILVATLVNRTMVNDIVDIDFQGFRNNFDLSIDEQEIKPGRQIELNVSGRPGAYVGLAAYDKALLLFNKNHDLFWEDIGQVFDGFHSYDTNEFDLFHNMGLFARMDNIMFDESNDKSARSGQKADGTVFRKQFLESWLWKTGIIGSSGSLKMIEVVPDTTTSWYLTGFSIDPVYGLGIIKKPIELTTVQPLIVMESLPYSIKRGEAIEIQFIVISNLQEEYTVDVTLYNENNEMEFIGRSIXNVSYTKSVSVPPKVGKPVSFLVKAKKLGEMMVRVKASIAIGLATDALEKVIRVMPESLVQSGIESFGFFWDTHQNREFLVKPNIDKKADNGSIEIELRINPNLLIKVKENLNDLRTVTPTCKNVIRLALNFAVTDYLIACGPKEQNLPENAVNVLSKEYMLLMTCLNSNGLFDSVQNTVSKIFYTAFVANTLNTAPKNVRQTSNVKLEKAFDWLASRQQRFGSFKEAESDPHYKRSEIALTSYVLAAMLENESAKVKQAPVIEMGMRFLSKQLELITSANDLAIATYAMMLYGHSLKNAAFEKLIDMSTITNNGAERYWNTSNSVEATSFALLSHVVANKLLGALPIMRWLVNQRSEIDSVSGQQNTYIRLKALSSIAKKVAPNRNDYHVQVRYKKNTKWFRFDSYASDAINITIPQDIKMLEINVAGVGAGFLEVFYRYSLNLMNFEHRFQLDLLKQNTSSDNELRLNVCANYIPTLRDSRSNMALIEVTLPSGYAVDRNPISEQTTENPIQHIEIRYGGTSVVLYYNSMGSERNCFTVSAYKRFKVALKRPAYVVVYDYYDTNLNAIEVYEDLSGK